ctgcctcttaggttcaagtgattctcctgcctcggcctcctgagtagttgggattacagacgtgcaccaccacgtccagctaatttgtgtatttttagtagagatggggtttcaccacgttggccaggctggtctcaaactcctggcctcaagtgatctggccattttggcctcccaaagtgctgggattacaggtgtgagctaccacacccgaccatgtataattattatttttttatttttcttttttatttttttttcttttttatttttttttttatttttttattttttatttttttttttttttgagacggagtctcgctctctcacccaggctggagtgcagtggcgcgatctcggctcactgcaagctccgcctcccgggttcacgccattctcctgcctcagcctctccgagtagctgggactacaggcgcccgccaccacgcccggctaattttttttgtatttttagtagagacagggtttcaccgtggtctcgatctcctgacctcatgatccgcccgcctcagcctcccaaaatgctgggattacaagcgtgagccaccgcgcccggccttatttttcttttttattgagatggagtctcgcactgtcacctgagctggagtgcagtggcgtgatcttggctcactgcaacctccgcctcccaggttcaagcgattctcctgcctcagccttctgagtagctgggattacaggcgcctgccactacacccagctaattttttgtatttttagtagagacggggtttcagcatgtcacccaggctggtcttgaactcctgacctcgtgattcacccgtcttggcctcccaaagtgctgggattacagccatgagccactgcacccagctgtataattattattattttgagacggagtcttattgtctcatccaggctggagtacagtggtgcgatctcagcttactgcaacctctgtctcctgagttcaagcaattctcctgcctcagcctcctgagtagctgggattacaggcatgcgccaccacactcggctgatttttgttaatagagatgggggtttcatcatgttggccaggctggtctcaaactcctgaccttgtgatttgctcgcctcggcctcccaaagtgctgggattacagacgtgagccaccatgtctggccggccatgtataattattttaccagctttattttgtgtatttttggctGTTTCTCATTGAATGTAGAAAGTGGTATATGATTTTGCTGAAAgagcattaaattaaaaaaaaatttttaaggtggtattaaatattctgtgaaagaaaatataaaatatcacatgGGCAGGTAATAGGAGCTTTAAAATAAGCTAAATGAGATGAAAACTCAATTCTTTGTCTTTTAGGCCCAAACTCGTGTAAAATTGAATTTCTTGGACCAGATTGCAAAGTACTGGGAATTACAGGGAAGTACTCTGAAAATTCCACATGTGGAGAGGAAGATCTTGGACTTATTTCAGCTTAATAAGGTAAAGGGCTAATGACCATCTTACTTATTTTATAATCTTACTGACAGAATGAATTTGATCTTCTTTGCCTTAAAAAGGAACTTATTGCCCAGccaggtggctcgtgcctgtaatctcagcactttgggaggtcaagggaggaggattgcttgagaccagcctgggtaacataaggaaaccctgtctgtacaaaaaatttagaaattcggcgtggtggcatgtgcctgtagtaccagctatttgggtggctaaggagggaggatcacttgagcccaggaggtggaggctgcagtgagctgtgattgcaccactgcactcaagcctgggtaactgagcgagaccctgtctcaaaaaagaaagaacaaataaacctATTTTTTGAGATGTGTGAAATGAGATTCTCAAGTCAGTTGAGTGAGGAGGATCATCAGATCTTGAAGCCTTGTGGAATATTTTGCTGCcacctgtttttctcattttcacacTTTACAAAAATTCTGCaagctatttctttttattacagataaggaaactgaggctcagggtgaTAAAAAGCTAAAAAAGGCTGAGCcatggccggacgtggtggctcatgcctgtaatccctgcattttgggaggtcgaggtgggtggatcacctgaggtcaggagttcgagaccagcctgaccaacatattgaaaccccgtctctactaaaaatacaaaattagccgggtatggtggcacatgcctgtaatctcagctacttgggaggctgaggcaggaaaatcgcctgaatccaggaggcgggggttgcagtgagccgagattgcgccattgcactgcagcctgggcaacaagagagaaactccgtcttagaaaaaaaaaaaaaaagctgagccaTAATTCAATACCAGGCCCATTTGATTCTGAAATTTACATTCTTTCCATCAAACATGCTAGCATGCATCCTAGTCTTTAGTTTTTGGAGACTTATTTAAGAGCCCAGAGTAAGACCAAGTATTACAGTCCCTTCTTTGGTAGAGATTTAGTTTTAGGTAACCTGGTTCTTTCCACATGATTGCTTTGGGGATGTGAAAAGTAGCTTAGAGGGGACAAAATGTTTATGGACCATGTTGTCAAGAGAGATGTTTAAAATTTCTAACTTAAAATtaatagtgtgtatatatatgtgtgtgtgtatatatgtatatgtatatatatatttgattggcaaaacatgtttttaaaagataaccaTAGCCAAGAACATTTTCCCCTTGGAGTCATACTTAGGTGTGACTAGAAGTGACTTCCATATAGTTGTTTCTAATTTTGCTATTTTAACAGTTAGTTGCAGAAGAAGGTGGATTTGCAGTTGTTTGCAAGGATAGAAAATGGACCAAAATTGCCACCAAGATGGGGTTTGCTCCTGGCAAAGCAGTGGGCTCACATATCAGAGGGCATTATGAACGAATCCTCAACCCCTACAACTTATTCCTGTCTGGAGACAGCCTAAGGGTAAGTTTGGGGGCTAGCCTTAACTTGTTTTATCTTACTACTTATTGGTACCTTGTCTtttcagggaaatgaaaaagCCTTGATTGTGTTTGGAAGACCTTGTTTTAGAAGACCTTGTTttggcgggcgcagtggctcactcctgtaatccccacactttgggaggccaaggcaggtgaatcacctgaggacaggagtttgagaccagcctggccaacatggcgaaacctcgtctctactaaaaatacaaaaattagctgggcatggtggcgtgtgcctgtaatcccagctactagggaggctgaggcaggagaaccgcttgaacccgggaggtggaggttgcagtgcgccgagatcgtgccacttcactcaagcctgggcaaagagcgagactccgagactccgtctgggaaaaaaaaaaaaaaagaccttgttttgtgttttttcctttAGTGTTTTTGTTCTGCTTTGAGAGCAGCTATACTTAGAAGTTTGTTTCTGGAATGAATAAGATTGTGGAGGAAATTTTTTTACTGTCCAAAGCTGAGGAGTTGATTATTATCTACTTGTTACAACTTTGCATTCTCTTTAAATTTAAAGTTGCTGAAGTATTCCTGGCTGTCATATGAAGGTATAAGCTGTGAAATAACTTGCCTACCTATTCTCTTTTGCCAGCTGAGATTTTTAAGGAGATTGTCAGAATGTTGATATGGTAAAAGGGGATTTTATAATGCTACATAGCTAATGGGTTCCTCTTCTAGTAACTCCTATGTAGCCATGTTCATTTCTGACAAAATGGTATTTGTGAAATTATTCACTTAAAAACTTTTAGGTAAAACAGTACTGTAAAAGCTTCCCATTTATTTCCAGGCCTTGGTAGAAAGAAGAGGGGTGTCATTATCCATTCACATCCTTTGAGTTATTTTAGGACTACAGCAGTGAGCCCTATAACTTTAAGAATTGTTTTCTGTGCTGTAGAGGTAGGAAGAGAATAACATAGTTTTTGAGGGGTAAATCACTAACCAAAGTCCTGTCCTAATACTATACACTCAGGAACACACCATCTGTAATGCTTAAATCCagtagattttgtttttcttccctctctcccttattGATTCCAGGTGAACACTTTTTAGCCTAGAAGAAAGTAGCCAATCTGacattcaaaactttttttttttaatacattgtgTGAATGTTTAGTGAGCCCATGGATGAAATTGTTTAGAATGTTGAATGtgagctgggcgcgatggctcacgcctgtaatcccagcactttgggaggccaaggtgggcagatcatgaggtcaagagatggagaccatcctggccaacatggtgaaaccctgttttcactaaaaatacaaaaattagctgggcgtggtggtgcgcacctgtagtcccagctacttgggaggctggggcaggagaatcacttgaacccaggaggcagaagttgcagtgagctgagattgtgccactgcactccagcctgggtgacagagcaagactccgtctcaaaaaaaaaaaaaaaaaaaaattaaaaaaataaaaaataggctgtgtgccgtggctcaagcctataatcccagcactttgggaggccgaggcaggtggatccccagaggtcaggagttcgagatcaggctggccaacatggcaaaaccccgtctttactaaaaatagaaaaaaaaaaaattagctggatgtggtggcaggcgcttgtaatctcagctacttgggaggctgaggcaggagaattgcttgaacccgggaggcagaggttgcaatgagccgagatcatgccattgcactccagcctgggtgacagaacaagactcacaatgagactgtctcaaaaaataaataaataaacaaacataaaaaataaaaaatagaatgttgAATGTGGAACCTTTTTGCCTCTTATAGTCAGATCTAGATACAGTTGCCCATAGTagattaattttctcttcttgaacTCTTCCTAAGTATGGAAGTTATAGTGAATCACTCCTGATCCTTCCACCTGTTATTTCTCTCAGGGCTATTTTTATGCATACATTCACAAATTGGAAGTGTACTCTTCATATACATCATTGCATCTTAAGGTTTTTTTTACTAATCATATGAGCATTTGCCATATCATTGAATAGTTTTTGAAATGCAATTTCTAATGACTGTGGCAATCCATTTTTTATAGCCAGACTTTATTTTGATGTCTTCTATTGTAGAATGTTTGGGTCGATTCTagttttttattataatactATGATGAACATTCCTTGTATGTAAATTTTTACACCTATTTCTGATTTTTGAAATAGTTATTAGGGAGAGAAGAATTGAAGAACATATACTTAAAAAACAGGTGTACAGTAAAGGAATTATTGCAAAAGGGTGAAGTAGGGTGTAAGTTAAATTTTAGGAAGCTTGAGAAAAGTTGATACACTGTTCCAGTGGAACAGAGGCCTCAATCTTGCATCATCATGTTTTCTAAATGTCTTAAGGGATTGCTCTGCCTTTGGGTTGATGTGATTATGGCATGATGATATTAATCACCTGTAAGTCCTAGTTTCTCAAGTAAAGGTTAAAATTAGCATCTGTATGTTAATATTAGATGTAAAACCATATCGTGTGTGTTTTTAATTGTGGTTTGGAACAAAATAAtaaagctcttcatatttattctAAAAAACTACAGGGCATGATTTTCTTAGATCTGCAAAGTCCTTACAGAACCAAGCTGACCATAGATGATGGAACCATTGAGACTAACTAGTAGGAGATAGGAACCACGTATATAGTATCTGAATTTGTGATCATCTGCTTAATACAATTTATGTGATTCAGCTCAATTAGTATTTTCCTAATCATTCATACTTTTGTGTCTCAAATAGAAAGTACATTGGATACATAAAGGGGATTAATTTAGATGATGAACAGGTTTTATTCTCCTCTGCATGCTTTCATTAAACATACTCTAAATGCTCAACTGAGGACTTGTTACAGAATAGAAGGCAATGTTctatactaatttttttaaaaaacaaaatatttgtttctctcaATTGTTGGGTGTTTAAtttgtctcataattttttttttttttttttgagacagagttttgctctgtcatccaggctggagtgcagtggcatgatctcggctcactgcaacatccgcctcccgggttcaagcgattctcctgcttcagtctcccgagtagctgggattacaagcatgtaatcccattgctaatttttgtatttttagtaagggcggggtttcagtatgttggccaacctggtttcgaactcctgacctcaagtgatctacgtgcctcggcctcccaaagtgctgggattacaggcttgagtcaccgcgcctgaCCAACTTTTTTCAGAATGTAAATGCTTAACTATTAAGAATATAATAGGCTgggcggccaggcgcagtggctcacgcttgtaatcccagcactttgggaggccaaggcgggtggatcacgaggtcaggatggtcaggagaccatcctggataacacagtaaaaccctgtctctactaaaaatacaaaaaaatagctgggcgtggtggcaggtacctgtagtcccagctactcgggaggctgaggcaggagaatggtgtgaacccgggaggtagagcttgcagtgagccaagatggcgccactgcactccagcctgggtgacaaagcgagactctgtctcaaaaaaaaaaaaaagaatataataggccgtaggccgggtgcggtggctcacatctgtaaccccagcactttgggaggctgaggcgggctgatcacctgaggtcagtagtttgagaccagcctcaacatggagaaaccccgtctctactaaaaatacaaaatcagccgggtgtggtggtgcatgcctgtaatacccagctactcgggaggctgaggcaggagaattgcttgaacctgggaggcggaggttgcggtgagccgagatcacgccattgcactccagcctgggcaacaagagcgaaactccgtctcaaaaaaaaaaaaaaagaatataatagttAACTTTTCTGGATCAAATCAATATGTAGGTTTAAGTAGAATGAgcagaatatttaatatttatagggCGCTATTACCAGTGGTAGATTTATTACTTGTTAACAAGTAATGCGTCAGTATTTTTTAATAGTATATCATATTTCTTAactattagaaataaattttatcattttgttgCTTTGTACTTTATTTTGTTCTTCCCCCAGTCTCTGTATTTCTGCAAATGTGAGGGGGAAAGGGGCGAATCTCATTAGTGAGATTCTATGGTAGTAACTGTGCCCATAGTGTTAGTGCTTCAGGAAGGTTGTTATTTCCATGTGTCTCATTCCAAATATAGCTGTTGCAACACACCTCAGAGGGTTACTTTTGGAACTTACTTTTACGAAGATTTTTCATAATGTTCATGGGTCCTGTTACGAAAAAGTAGTACTTACCTGAAATTCATATTAGCTTTGGTGGCAATATTTTGTTGTGTTAATGTTATATTGGCATTAAATACCCTCCTTTAGCCAGCttagaataaaactaaaaagaaaaagcaaagcaagaaGAGATGCATTTCTGATCAGAACCAAAGTTATTGCTGTGGGCTACCCATTGATCTTTGCCTTGCAAGTTAGACTTTGTAGGGATGTACTGTGGTAAATGGAAACCCTAGTGGGGAAGACTACTTTAGTCAAATGACCTGTTTTCTCAATTCAGGTGATATCTTTGGATGATAACTTTGCTAGTTATATCTGAAACTATACAGTTGTAAAATCTGGAAAACATATTGgattccctattttttttttattccaaacacttgttaaaaatgagatttttaatatGGAAAATTGTTTTGGGAGCTTATAAGGGGCCTTTCTAACAATATGGACCTGGCATTAACGGACAGTCCCAAGCACAAATAATTCCAAGTGGTTCATTGGGAATGCCTTGAGACTGCTATGGCCTGTTGTAACCTGATGATGTCAGCAATGAAAAATCAAAGCAACACCAcctgttaaaaatttttttaatgttttaaacctGTATAGGTGTATGTATGTGGTTGGTAACCACAgacttgtctttatttttatttagatttttaaaaattgtaggcCTGTTGTCTACATAAATAGTTGTAAAATGTACCTTACAAAAATCCACCGGAACTCTCTAAGATTAAAAAAGGAGGGAATCCTTTCAGTCCTTGTGCACCGGGGAACAAGGTCGTGAATAAAAGGTCTTGGTGAGGTGCTGCCATTTCATCCATCCTCGGTCTCTGCGCCTTTCGCAGAGCTTCCAGCAGCACTATGTTGGGCCAGAGCATCCGGAGGTTCACAACCTCTGTGGTCCGTAGGAGCCACTATGAGGAGGGCCCTGGGAAGAATTTGCCATTTTCAGTGGAAAACAAGTGGTCGTTACTAGTTAAGCTGTGTTTGTACTTTGGATCTGCATTTGCTACACCCTTCCTTGTAGTAAGACACCAACTGCTTAAAACATGAGGATGTTTCAGTTCCTCCATTTAACAGATATGAAGAGCATTTTAAGAGGTGCAGCCTCTGGAAGTGGATCAAACTCGAACTCATATGGCATACTAGATATGTTTGTCAATAAACTTATGATGTGGAAAACAAAAAGGAGGGAATTTATCAGTACAGTTGTTATTTCTAGTGTTTGCAGAAGCCAAACCTGACCACAGACACTAAGGACAAGGAGTACAAACCCCATGATATTCCCCAGAGGCAGTCTGTGCAGCCTTCGGAAACGTGCCCTCCAGCCCGACGAGCAAAACGCATGAGAGCAGAGGTAAGAGCCTCATGTGGTTAACTTAGAAGGAATTCTCAAGCCCTAATACCAATGGCTATCTGGCACTGGATTTCTCTCATGTGTATGCTCTTTGTAGTTTTGAACCTTGTTAATCTCACAAAGGGATGCTGTTTGTATTCCAGCTTTTACACTGGGTGAATTGTACCATCAAAGGGGTAAGGAATCGAAGAAGTCTTTCTAACTAAGTTTTTGCTGCCTGGACAGACAGCTGCTTGTTACCAGTCAAGGCCTTAGGAAGAATTGGTGTTCCTGTGTTCCTACTTGGATTGCCCATTACCCTCACAAAGTTGGGTGTTGTTTAATGGAGATTAAGGCTAGAAAACATGAAGATTAGgagtttttttaaacagagtggTTAGAAGACAGTTAAAGTCACTTTtctcagacttctttttttttttttttttttagagacagagtctcgctctgttgcccaggctggagtgcagtggcgcaatcttggcttactgcaacctccgcctcctagattccagcaattctcctgcctcagcctcccaagtagctgggaccacaggcgtgtgccaccatgcctggctaatttggtttgtatttttagtagagacgggtttcaccgtgttagccaggatggtctcgatctcctgacctcgtgatccgcccatcttggcctcccaaagtgctgggattacaggcgtgagccaccgcacccagcctcttcttcttagagatggtcttgctctttcacctagactggagtgcagtggcatgatcatagcttactgcaactttgaactcccaggctcaggtgatagctgccacctcagcctcccaagtagctggaactacagatgcatgccatgcatgcctagctaattaaaaaaaaattttaataaagacaaggtctcactgtgttgtccaggctggagaagGATTATTTGCTTTAAGATTTTTCTGCTTTGAGAAGCTTTCcctgggaaaggaagaagagtATTTTTCTAGTGATCTTGTTCCCATACCAGAGGTATGAAGGTTTTGAATTCCTGCCTAGCCTGATGGATATGTGAGTTTTAGGACTCAGAGATAATATATAGGGAACTGTTTAGAGCTGGGAAGCCTCATATTGCATTAATCATACTAAATCAGTAACTGGTTTTCAATaattatcaaaaatgaaaaaaatcagccattttgttttctgaagaaatagataaataagaGAATTGTTTTTCACTTTGGTAAGttagagacaggaaaaaaatttaGTGATTCACTTTTTCTGAACGAAGGAGACTGCCCAGAATAGGAAAATATGGTTATTTGAAGCCCATAAGCATGTTTAAAGTAAATTAATCTATGAATCAGTTCTTTCTTGAGCATATTCTTGatcttataaatgtatatataagagATGCCCCAGTGCTGTGGATGCCTACATCTGCCTTGATGACACCCGAGAGTAATGATATTGCCCATGGAATAAACTCTTTTAGCAGTGGGCATCcttaaaatgtatgaataaacACAGGCAAAGTGAGAAAGCACAGTTCCACAAATACTTCAGTATTACCACAAAATGGTTTTATTTGCTTTACCAATAAGTATCAGCACTTTGAGAAATAATAGAAACTGAGATTGGCTTCTATACCCTCAATGAGGAGGGAGCCCTTAATAGTTTAGTGATGTTAGAAGTGTAGTTTATAATaatagtttattaaaataatttatggaaaATTATTGTGGAAGCAAAACTTTCTATAAATACTGACAGACCTTGGAAGAGGTCAGCAAACTCTTAGAGGCTAATGGAATTATGACATTTATATAACTACTTAGGATTTGGCTTAGTGCAGTGATTGAATAAAGCATAAAGCAAATAGATAAGAACCAAGAACCTTCTAGGAGGAAAATAAGAGTTGTTCTTCCGAATTTGAATAGaaacacttctcttttttttttttgagacagagattggctcttgttgcccaggctggagtatagtggtgtggtctcggctcactgcaacctcagcctcctgggttcaggcaattctcatgcctcagcctcttgagtagctgggaccacagttgtgcataacacctggctaatttttgtatttttagttagagatggggttttgccatgatggcaggctgatctcaaactcctggcctcaagtgatccacctgccttggcccccccccaaaatgctgggattacaggtgtgagccaccttgcccagccacaaTTTGTTCTTGATCCTTTGACTTTTccctatttggttttttttttttgagacagagtcttgctctgtcacccaggctggagtgcaatggcaccatctcagctcactgcagcctctgtctcccgggttcaagcgattctcctgcctcagcctcccaagtagctgggactacaggtgtgtgccaccatgcccagctactttttgtaattttagtagagacagggtttcactgttaaccaggctggtcttgaacttctgacctcaagtgatctgcctgcctcggcctcccaaagtgctgcgattacaggtgtgagccactgtgcctggccaacttttccctatttttaaatttctcatccATGCTTTAATAGTAGTTTCAAAGGTGAGCTCTCTTCCTTAGGAAGAGAGAGAAGTATGTTTTGAATGCCCTGTTAATAGAGGCAATTGGTAGGATATAGTCACCTTGAGATTCCAGTTGGATTTTTAAAGGTTATTTCTTCTTAAAGGAAATATTCATGTATATGACAATTTTTTTAAGGCcatgaatattaaaatagaacCCGAGGAGACAACAGAAGCCAGAACTCATAATCTGAGACGTCGAATGGGTTGTCCAACTCCAAAATGTGAAAATGGTAAGAAAATTTATCAatgaataggaaagaaaaagtaaataaagtaaaaataactatTCATAAGTAAAGATTATAAGCTGAAaaagtcaatagaaaaaaattaaaaagtaaacattagaGCAGCCAGTACATAGTAGTCACTGGGTTGGgctttgagaaataaaatcttaatataTCAACAGTGTCCTTGTTCTCATAATTAACTGACAagtgggagagagaaacagaaactatATGTATGCATATTAGGAGTGTGGATGAGTTTCTCAGCTGTAGTGAGTTGCTACTTTGAAATTTGATTCAATGCAGTTACTTAAAAGAAGTAATTTGTGAAAAACATAGGTGCCTTTGACCGAACGTCTAATAGATTTATTTCAGGCAAGGCAAACAGACATGCTTCCTAAATCTGAATTGTAGTTAATTACTTGCCTGGCTATCACTTGATGTAAGTCACTGTGAGAGGTGAATTTGAGATTCTCTTAAGAGAAATCTTATATCCTATATAGGAGGCACATACAAATTAAGAAGTTACTAAAATTTGTTCAACCTAGGGATTAGTGAGCTAGTGGAAAGGCAGCACAATGCAGTGGAAAGTAATAGAGATACACTATAAAGTAGTACAGTAATCTTGGCACAACCGCTGACTAGTTATGTAACCTTAGAGATGTTTCTTGATTTACTTTAACATCAGTTTTCTTACCTTTGAAATGGGTTTGTTGTGAAGGgttaaatactttatggaaagcATTGAGCACAATGCCTACCACATGATAGTTCAGTAATTGATAGCCGATGTTTTCGCCAAACTTCTCAGTCTTCAGAACCAGGAATTTGGAGACCAGGAGGATGACCAGGAAGTCATCTTAGATCATGGAGAGATAATGTGTTATGTAGAGGAGGTATAGTTGGTGAACTGTTGGTCTCTTGTAGTCATGGCCAAGAGGAATTTGATTTCATCAGTATATGTTATGTGTTGGTCTTAAGAAAACTCTAATTCCTATTTTGAAAGCATACAAACCTGAGGGACATCTCCAGAAGTAACCTACATCCTGAAATTTAAATGGCACAAGAGTTTGCATTTTAtcatgaagtaatcagcatttgAGCCCTTGAATAAAGTATACTGGGTGCTATTGCTACTAAAATGTGAAAACACACATGAAATTATGTTTGTGTACAGTATGTGCTTTGGGAGGGAGATGATGAGttgaggaagtggagaaaagcATCATAAAGAGCTAATTTTGGATTGCCTCctacagagaaagaaatgaagagtagCATCAAGCAAGAACCTATTGAGAGGAAAGATTATATTgtagaaaatgagaaggaaaagccCAAGAGCCGATCTAAAAAAGCCACCAATGCTGTGAGTGACTTCTTAACCATGTCGCCTTAATTAGAATTAAAAGTGgtagtttatttttactttttttagagatggctggagtacagtgacacaatcatagctactgctgccttgaactcctgggctcaagggatcctcttgccccagtctcttaagtagctgggaccacaggtgtgcaccaccacgcc
The DNA window shown above is from Symphalangus syndactylus isolate Jambi chromosome 19, NHGRI_mSymSyn1-v2.1_pri, whole genome shotgun sequence and carries:
- the LOC129458753 gene encoding cytochrome c oxidase subunit 7C, mitochondrial-like; amino-acid sequence: MLGQSIRRFTTSVVRRSHYEEGPGKNLPFSVENKWSLLVKLCLYFGSAFATPFLVVRHQLLKT